DNA sequence from the Lysinibacillus sp. OF-1 genome:
TGATGGTGAAGAACTACCATTTTGTGGCGGGATTCGTGTTATTCATACACCAGGGCATACACCAGGTCATATTAGCCTGTATTTAACACAGAGTAAAACATTGGTGGCGGGTGACGCGATGTATAGTGTAGACGGTCATATTGAGGGCGTTCATGAACCAACTGCATTGGACGTAGAAGAAGCTCGTCAGTCTTTACAGAAATGCCTAGATATCGACCTTGAAGCAGTGATTTGTTATCACGGAGGCATCAGTAGGGGAGCAGTCCTTGAACAAATGAAAAAAATATTGTCATGATAAAAAGACCACGCCAAGAAGGGTGGTCTCTTCCATTATTCGGCGATGGTCTCTTCAAATGTTTTACGGCCAGGGCTTACTTTATTAATATGAATATCGATTTTACGGATGGAATCCTTCGTTATCGGAATTTTGCCATCCTTTTCTAGTTTCTTCCATGCCTTTACATTATCGCGGTAGAGGTATTCTGATAAGCGAAAGACATCCGCATCCATTTTCAAGCCTTCCTCGAAGGTAGCCATAATTTCATCTTTGACTGCTTTTTCTACTTTTTTTCTTACTTGATCGGGTGTCAGCTTCCCTTTAAAGCCATTTAAAATTGTGTTGAATTTTAAATACACCTCAAATTGGACTTGATTGTTTTGGACGATAGGTTTGACATCGACATCTAACTTTTGAATATCGACAGTTAAGAAATCACTTTTCTCGTTATTTTCCAATTTAACAGTGATTTCCCCTTGCTTTGTTTCATCGTTCATCCATTCAATACCGCGAGCGGCTTTACCTTTAATATAGCCTTTAAAACTATCCTTTGAGAGGATACCGACACCTGCAAAAACGGTTTCTGTTTTGGTACCATCTATGGTTTCCCAGTTTTCATTGACAGTTACGTAAGGGATTTTCATTTCATGGTTTGGCTCATTTAAGCCAATCACTAGCTGTCGCAAATTAACAGGCTCTACAAAGGACTCCTGCTTAGCCGTATTTTTAGGATTACTTAATTTCGCGGCAGTCGGTGACTTCTCTAATAAAGGGGAAACTAATAAAACATCCTCGATTGGGTCTTGTGTACAGTAGACCCAAATATGATATCTAGTTTCACGAAAGCGTAAAAAAGTATCGATTACAGCAATGGCATGCTCATCCTTCATCGCATTCTCTGAGAAAAGAAGATAGGTCATATGCCCCCAAAATACTTCTTGGTCCATGGAACGATATAATTTGTAAATCGCTTCTTCTATTGTTTTTCCCTTCGCTTGACCAATTTCTGTAGGTGAGGCTTGAGGGTTAGATTGTTCTGTTTTCGCTACGTTGGCAAAGTTGATAATTTGTAAGTACACAGTATATTCATTATCCTTATAATCAACCCCAACACCTTGCACATAATACATTCGTTGAGGCTCTGTAACATCCCAGCAGCCTGACATGAGTAGTGTAGTCGTAAGCATTAAAATAACAATCGCAATATTTTTTTGACTCATATGTCTCCCTACTTTTTCTAGTTCATGTATAGTAGTTTGGACAAGAACACATGGTATTATAAGTACAGATTATGTAGGAATGACAAAAGAAAGTGCTATCCCCAGTCAATGTGACATGGTGACAGCACTTGTTGTTTTAGTGGAAATATTTTTCGACACGTTGAATGACGTCATTTGCTGACAAGCCATCTGCATCAATGACAGGGCCTGCCATGACAGGATCACTAATGCCCATCACGTCTCTGTCCTGACCTGTAATGATACAAGCATCACATTTTTTGGCATCCTCTTCATTGCGAAGCTGGATGACCTCATAGCCTTTTGCTTTTAAAGCATCCTCGATATTAGATAATGATTGTTCCACACCAATAATTCTAGACATTTTTTTGTCCACCTCCTATAAATAATGTGCCATTTCAGCTTGTTCATTATTCATATTATTTTTTAGAGAAGATGGATGATGTCTATGCATTTGTCCGTAATAGTGGTTGTGTACTACATCTAAAAGAACCACCAAAGCTTCGGGAGATGTTAAAATCAACGTATTCTACAGTGACACCTCTTTGTACTAATTGCTCGCCAATCCATGTAAATTCTTTATCTGTAATGTAAACCTCTTCATTGATAGGGAGACCGTTTGTTGCAAGTCGTGAGGCATCTTCTAGGGAAACATGAATTTTATCCCAATCCTTCAGCTGTTCGGGGATTCCCTCTAAGAAAGCATCCTCGCAGACAATCATCAGACCATCCCTTACCAAACTAAGTGCACAGTCTAGATGGAGAATCGTTGGATGAAGTGGAACCTCGACCACTGTAAAATCAAAATGACTGGCTAAATTACGCAGCCACTGCACGCCATTTTTATTGGAGGCTAGCCCTGAATTTCCTACGAAAATCGTTTTATCTAGCACTAACACATCGCCACCCTCTAAAAATGGGCCAGCCTCAGAATCCAGCCCGTCTGCGATATCAGGCTTTGGAATGGACACATAGAAACATTGGTTATCGTTTGCTTCCTGAGCTAAAAGATTACGCACTGGCAAGATTTCGTTCCGTCTATGAGGAAATCGAAGGGAGCCTTCAATTAAAAAATGACCGATAGTGAAAAAGGGATCACGAACAAAGAAATTGCTATAGCCATCCTCTTGTCCTAGCTCTTTTTCATAATCTGTTAAAAGTCGTGGCACCTGTACTTCCACACCATATTTTTCAAGTACCCTTTTAAAATTTGCTCGTTCTAATTCCCATTGCTGCTGTCTTTCTGGAAAGACCTCTTTGAAGTTTTTACCGAGCGTATCAACGCCTGCATAAATGGCTAGCGTTTCTTCTGTTAAAAATTCGTCATCTGTTGGATTGCCTGTAGCGGGAAAAGCAAACTCTGATTGAGCCATAACAACTCATTTTAACGGAGCAAACTCACTCTTTACAAAAATATTCGTCATAGTACGACCTCCTGTTATATCATTTAGAGAAAATAGTGAAATTTTTTCCTGCGTTGTTCCATATCGTAAGGGATATAGTTACTACATAGTCAAGAAAGGTTGTAGGGTGGTGAAAAGATGGGCATTGCAGAAGTGTTGACCATTGTCTTTGTCGTTTTAAAGCTAACAGATGTGATTGCTTGGTCGTGGTGGGTCGTTTTATTACCAGCCATACTCTCATTCAGTTTGTATGTCATTGTGGTAGTAATAAAGCTTATGACGGTCCTTATTGCGGTAATCGCTGTTAAAAGGCGGGAAAAAAGGGTGGATCAATAAAACAAGGAGAAAATCGAACAAATTCGAAGATCACCTTATTCGTTGAAGTAGCTTGATTTCATAGTCAAAAATTATTGCACACCGTTCCTCTGGATTCGCTAAAGAAAAAATGATAGAAGCATCTGTATGAGGGAATGAACTTCTTTTTCATTACGAGCTTATCTAATATCGAGATCAGTTACGCTGTTTCCGCTGGATCAGTATAATACGATTTTTCCCTCGTATCTGAAATTAATACAGTATTGACTTCAGATATAGCATCATACTAGTGGTCTACGATAAAATGATAGTAAATAGTAATCGGAAAATAACCAAGTCCATCTTCTTTTAAGAATCGCGGTCGCCTCCCAGTTCTTGCGCCAATATAAATTAATTTTGGAAGTGGGGGAATGATGTTGTCAAAAACTTCAAAGTGGTAAGATCAGCCCGCCTAGGGCCAACCTTACCACTTCACTATTTGCTTAATTCATAGGTTTTCACAGCCGGAGCAACAAAGCTTTCACATTTATCTAAAAGCGTTGCAGTGTCTTCAGCGACAATTAATGCTTCACGATTTTGAGCTTTTAAAAATTGTTCATTTTGCATATGGTCAAAAAATGAGATTAATAAATCAAAATAGCCTTCCATATTGAAAATCGCACAAGGCTTTTGAAGCAGCCCTATTTGATTCCAAGTAAACACTTCGAAAAATTCCTCTAAAGTACCAGGACCACCAGGAAGGGCAATAAAGCCATCAGCTAGCTCCATCATTTTACTTTTCCGTTCATGCATCGTGTTCACAACAATCAGCTCGGTTAAGTGCTGATGCGCAATTTCACGTTCTTCTAATAATGTAGGAATGACCCCTATAACCTTGCCACCTTCTTGTAGCACGGTATTCGCTACTGTAGCCATGATGCCAACTGAAGCACCACCATAAATAAGGGTAATTTGTCTTTTAGCTAATTCTTTTCCTAGTAGAATCGCACCTTCACGATAAGCATCAGAAGCGCCAAGACTTGATCCGCAAAATACAGCAACACTGTTCATAGTAGATTTCCTCCATAACTGATTAAATTCTTCTTGTACCGAAAGCAGTGTAAACGCCCGTTGAACTTAGGGAATAGCGTAAAAACGCCACGCCTTTAGTAATGACAGTCTCATGCTGTTCCCAAAGCCTCCCATGGGTAGCATAGATTTTAACAAGGGCTTTGGCTAAGGCACAAATAATAGTATAATTTATTTTGAAGAGGAAGGAAATGGAGGAAAAGGAATTGGAACTAAATGAATTTCAACGTTGGGTAAAGGATTATTATGAAGCACGAGGCTGGTCAGAGCTCAATATTTTTACACGTATTGGCTTCTTGGCAGAAGAAACTGGTGAGGTAGCGAGAGCCATTCGAGCGATCGAGATTGGTAGAGATCGACCAGATGAAAAAACACAATCCTATGAGGAACATAAACAAGAGCTTATTGAAGAGCTAGGGGATGTACTAGGCAATCTTATTGTCATTGCCAATCAATATGATATTCCATTAGAAGAAATATTTGCGGCTCATCAAGACAAGCTAGTAAAACGCTATCAGGACTAGGAGGAACTCGATGGAATATCAAGTTGAGGTTTTACATAAACAGCATGAAGCGTTTACGAATTTTTTAAGTGAAAAAATTCGCGCCTATAATAATGAACATTCCTCTTATCATCGTGCAAGTAGACAGCAGGGGGCAATCCAACCATTGCAATTGATAGTCACAGATTTACAGCAGCAATGGGTAGGTGGTATAACGGCTGAAGTCTACTGGGGATGGGTGGAAATACATAAGTTTTGGTTTAGTGAAGAGTATCGTGGAAAAGGAATTGGCACAAAGCTCCTAGCCAAGGCAGAGTTAGTAGCAAAGGAAATGGGTGCTACAAAAGCTCTGCTGACAACCTACGAGTTTCAAGCTCGCACATTTTATGAGGCACAAGGCTATCAAGTGGTAGGAGAAATTAAAGATTATCCACCAGGTAGTAGTTATTATACGATGGTGAAAAATCTAGTGTAAGAGCGGTCAATGGCGATAGAAGCCGGCTTTAATTGACATCTCCTAAATAAATCGCTGTTTGTTGTCCTTGGATAAAGTGCTGTAGAGGGCGGATGAATGCTTTAGGATAAAATCTATAAGTGTGTAGCTCTTCTATAGGTATCCACTGTGTGCCGATTTGATGTTGATCTGGATTGGTTGGCTGACAAACTTGCCCATTGAATTGACATTGAAAATAATATTCTACCTGGTGGACATTTGCGTCAAAGGCGGCATGCTCATGATTTTTTCCAATATATTCTCGGATAAAAAGAAGCTCTCCAATCTGAACAGAGGAGCCGATTTCTTCGAGGCATTCTCTTTGCAGTGTTTTAGGGAATGTCTCACCATGCTCTTGTCCACCACCCGGGCAAAGATAAAAATAGCCCTCGTCATCTTGATTTTTTATTAGCAATATATTGCCATCAACGATAATGATGGCTTTTACAGAATTTCTAATCATAGGTATCTCCTTTGGATAGTTATTTTTCGTGGTCATGACTAAAATGCTTCATGAATGTCTACCTTAGTAAAAAGGGGAGATCAAGCGTGTATTCAATGTCCAATTTTAAACTACTTGTCGAAAAACAGGCTGAAATCGATACGATTTATCAGCGTTGTGATGATTTAATTGAGAAGACTGTTACACCGCAATTAGATGAAAAGGTAGAGCAGTTTTTAAAGATGGTCGAACAACATTTAACAAAGCAGGGCTTTAAGGTTACGAATACATCCACAGGTGTAATTGCCAATTATCAAGAAGCCGTCATTAATGTAGATAAACATTCCAAGCATTTGGAAGAATGCTTTTTTATCAATTTAAATAGCTATGCTGAGGATCAAGTATCCATTGTTTTGAACATCTCACCCACGATGCTACCGAAAATATCTAATCAACTCGATGGCTACACGGATATTATCGAGCAAATGACCGATAAGCTAAAGCAAGCCAAAAGTTTAGAAAAAGCCTGTACGAATCCAACATTTCTTTATAAAACGCAAAGCAATAAGATTTTTCATTCGGCACAGGAAGTATTGGATTATTATTTTCAATAATGTCGTCAATAGGAGAAGCCACCTTAATTATTTAAGGTGGCTCATTTTTATGCTGACGATAAGATGCCCGCTTTCATCGATTATCGTATAAATTTTCTCCCACAAAGCCACATCGTCAGGGATAGACCTAAGAAATAGAGTGGCATTGTTAATAAAGAACCGTTGTGTAGCAAACTCATACCCGTTGTGATGGCACTGACTAATAGGTAATAGCCGAGACTAAAAATCGCGCCTGCTGTCCCAATAACATCCTGAAAGTCTACTAGTGCAAGACTTAGGCAATTAGGAAGTGCCATGCCAGAGCCGAGCAGTAGGACGAAAACGGTCAGCAAGATGCCGATTTCTACGAGTATTGCATGCAGTGGCATCAAACAAACGATAGTCAACAGCACAGCACCCAAAAGCATCACCAGACAGCCGAGGTGAATGATTTTTTGCGGTGGATGGTTGATGACCAGTCGTTTTGAAATCATGGCCCCTATGATAGAAGCCAATGCCACAATGATACCAAGAAAACCGTATAGGCCTGGTGACATTTCAAAATGACCAATGAAGATAAAGGGTGCTTCGGCATAGTAGCTAAATAGTACACCATTGATGCCCCCAATCAGTAGTCCATAGACAAGAACGGTTGGCGAAGCAACAATGCGTTTGACGACAGGCCAAATCGCTATTCGTTGTCTTGCGGCTGGATCTGTTGTTTCAGGAAGTCTGTAATAAGCATACATGAACAACAAGATACTCATCACCACAAGGACAAAAAACACGGCTCGAAAGCCAAGTGCTTGATCGACCCAGCCACCAATCAACGGCCCTACCGCAGGGGTAAAGGCAATGACAGCTGAAATTTGTGCGAACATAGCATGTCGCTGGCTACCTGCTACGCTTTCACGCAAAATGGTCTGTGTAATAATGGAGCCAGTGGCAGCCCCAAACGCTTGAATAAATCGACTTGCAATTAGAAAGGGAATCGACTCTGCGTAAACACAGAGCAAGCTCCCTATACCGTAAAAAAGGAGACCGGCTAACATGGCAGGTCGACGGCCAATGAAATCAGAAATCCATCCCCAGCAAAAAACACCTAATGCGAAGCCAATAAAATAGATGCTTAAAGTTAATTGGACAGAACTATTGGATACACCAAGTGCAGCGGCAATATCCGGTAGAGATGGTGTGTATATCGTTTCACTAATTTGTGGAAATGCCACAAGAACAATCATTAATAATAAAGATGGTACTGCCTGTTTTTTCAACATATTGCCCTCCTACAAGCAAAATCTACTTTGTTCGTTACAAGTAGATAGCGTAGCTAGGGAAACGGCGGGACCATTATAAGTATACGTTCATAGGATGTCATGTTGAAAATCACCTTTATCTATACTCAGCAAAAATGGTATACCGAAAAATACGGAAGCTGAGCTGTAATGGACATGCATGTAGTAGGAGTGCATAGTCTGATTACTATTATAAGCTATTTTATAATACCTTTATAGTAATAATTGCTAATCTTATCAATTTTTAAGAGATAGAGCTAGTGTCAAAAAGGATTTTGAAGGTGGATTAGAGAAATGGTAATGGGTGGTAGAGGAGGAGAGGTGTGACATAAACCATATATTTTCTTCATAATAAAGCATAATCTTTCCAACCTTACACCCACAAGGGTTAAGTCAATTTAATTTAGTATACTATCATAGATATTAAACGATATATCAATTTTATTATTTATAATAAACAAGATTTTTAATCAAGCTTATAACCTAAGTTTATTATTATATCTTCCCACTGGTCCCTAATCTCATCTTCTAAAAAAAACGCTACTCCCTAATTTCTTATATATTCTCCCTTTACTCGGAAAAACCCCATTATTATGTAATGCTATTGCAGCATTTTGAACATCACTCAAAATACTTTTGATTCTTTCCTTTTTTAATTTTGTTAAGTACTCTTTATATCTCCTACTAACCTTTTTACATAATTCTGGTGCCCATTTTCTTACCGTTCTTAATGTTAATTGCTTTTCTTTTGCCAACTGGGTTAGGCCACTATGACTAATTTGGTATTTATATTATTTAAAAAATTCAATTAAATCATTTACAATCTCCGATATGTGTATTATTATGGAAAACAAGTAGTTGATTGGTTGGTTAGGAACATATGAACATTATTTCCTATTTAATTCTCAATCTAGTTACACTACTACATGATTTATGGGTTGACATTATATATTGGAGGTGAAAAAGATGAAAAAAATTAAAGTTAAAGTATTACCAAAAGTAGGCCTTCCTGCTAACCGTGCAAATACATGATTTGAAGATGGATATTACATATTGGAGGTGAAAAAGATGAAAAAAATTAAAGTTAAAGTATTACCAAAAGTAGGTCTTCCTGCTAACCGTGCAAATACATGATTTGAAGATGGATATTACATATTGGAGGTGAAAAAGATGAAAAAAATTAAAGTTAAAGTATTACCAAAAGTAGGTCTTCCTGCTAACCGTGCTAACACATGATTTTTTAAAGAAAAGATCCACTCCTAAGGGTGGGTTTTTTCTTTAAAAGAAGAGGATTTATGAAAAATAGAAAGGGTGAAATAATGTAATGTACCAAAAGGAGATTAGTAAGGATACTATGGTTGAAGTACATACCATTGAAACATATCAGCGTGAAAATGATTCCATTACTATTCGACGTATTGGCACTTCAGACTACTTGTTATTAGATGAAATCGCTCTTAATATTTATCGAAGCTTTTCCTCAGACAAGTCAATAGGTGAAGTCGCATTGATGCATAGTGCAAATGATTACGAGATAAATGACATTATAGAATTTGTTGAGGTGTTATTAAATGCGGGATATGTAAAAAGTATTGATGGAGTTCTTATATCGGAAAGTTTAATAGATAACCACCCTTTAAATGCTGAGCCTAGTAAAATCTTGAAGATATTATTTAGTAAGACTGCCTGGGCATTTTATCTATTTTCCGTGTTCGCTAATATATTTTTATTTTATTTTTCCGATAACTTACGCCCTAAGGGTTCGGATCTTTTTGTTAGTACCTCCGGAATTGCATCTATATGTATAATAATTTTAGGTACATGGATAGTTATCTTTTTTCATGAATACGGACATATATGTGCTGCTAAAAGCGTAGGAATTGGAGCTAAAGTTAAATGGGGATATAGACTAGTTTTCCTTGTACTTGAAACGGAAGTAACTGATATCTGGTCCGTATCCAGAAAGAAAAGATATGGTGTTTAT
Encoded proteins:
- a CDS encoding TIGR00730 family Rossman fold protein gives rise to the protein MNSVAVFCGSSLGASDAYREGAILLGKELAKRQITLIYGGASVGIMATVANTVLQEGGKVIGVIPTLLEEREIAHQHLTELIVVNTMHERKSKMMELADGFIALPGGPGTLEEFFEVFTWNQIGLLQKPCAIFNMEGYFDLLISFFDHMQNEQFLKAQNREALIVAEDTATLLDKCESFVAPAVKTYELSK
- a CDS encoding Fragile-X-F protein; the protein is MGIAEVLTIVFVVLKLTDVIAWSWWVVLLPAILSFSLYVIVVVIKLMTVLIAVIAVKRREKRVDQ
- a CDS encoding dimethylarginine dimethylaminohydrolase family protein; the protein is MAQSEFAFPATGNPTDDEFLTEETLAIYAGVDTLGKNFKEVFPERQQQWELERANFKRVLEKYGVEVQVPRLLTDYEKELGQEDGYSNFFVRDPFFTIGHFLIEGSLRFPHRRNEILPVRNLLAQEANDNQCFYVSIPKPDIADGLDSEAGPFLEGGDVLVLDKTIFVGNSGLASNKNGVQWLRNLASHFDFTVVEVPLHPTILHLDCALSLVRDGLMIVCEDAFLEGIPEQLKDWDKIHVSLEDASRLATNGLPINEEVYITDKEFTWIGEQLVQRGVTVEYVDFNISRSFGGSFRCSTQPLLRTNA
- a CDS encoding MazG nucleotide pyrophosphohydrolase domain-containing protein produces the protein MELNEFQRWVKDYYEARGWSELNIFTRIGFLAEETGEVARAIRAIEIGRDRPDEKTQSYEEHKQELIEELGDVLGNLIVIANQYDIPLEEIFAAHQDKLVKRYQD
- a CDS encoding GNAT family N-acetyltransferase: MEYQVEVLHKQHEAFTNFLSEKIRAYNNEHSSYHRASRQQGAIQPLQLIVTDLQQQWVGGITAEVYWGWVEIHKFWFSEEYRGKGIGTKLLAKAELVAKEMGATKALLTTYEFQARTFYEAQGYQVVGEIKDYPPGSSYYTMVKNLV
- a CDS encoding NUDIX domain-containing protein, giving the protein MIRNSVKAIIIVDGNILLIKNQDDEGYFYLCPGGGQEHGETFPKTLQRECLEEIGSSVQIGELLFIREYIGKNHEHAAFDANVHQVEYYFQCQFNGQVCQPTNPDQHQIGTQWIPIEELHTYRFYPKAFIRPLQHFIQGQQTAIYLGDVN
- a CDS encoding YkuS family protein, yielding MSRIIGVEQSLSNIEDALKAKGYEVIQLRNEEDAKKCDACIITGQDRDVMGISDPVMAGPVIDADGLSANDVIQRVEKYFH
- a CDS encoding Ger(x)C family spore germination protein — encoded protein: MSQKNIAIVILMLTTTLLMSGCWDVTEPQRMYYVQGVGVDYKDNEYTVYLQIINFANVAKTEQSNPQASPTEIGQAKGKTIEEAIYKLYRSMDQEVFWGHMTYLLFSENAMKDEHAIAVIDTFLRFRETRYHIWVYCTQDPIEDVLLVSPLLEKSPTAAKLSNPKNTAKQESFVEPVNLRQLVIGLNEPNHEMKIPYVTVNENWETIDGTKTETVFAGVGILSKDSFKGYIKGKAARGIEWMNDETKQGEITVKLENNEKSDFLTVDIQKLDVDVKPIVQNNQVQFEVYLKFNTILNGFKGKLTPDQVRKKVEKAVKDEIMATFEEGLKMDADVFRLSEYLYRDNVKAWKKLEKDGKIPITKDSIRKIDIHINKVSPGRKTFEETIAE
- a CDS encoding multidrug effflux MFS transporter, with amino-acid sequence MKKQAVPSLLLMIVLVAFPQISETIYTPSLPDIAAALGVSNSSVQLTLSIYFIGFALGVFCWGWISDFIGRRPAMLAGLLFYGIGSLLCVYAESIPFLIASRFIQAFGAATGSIITQTILRESVAGSQRHAMFAQISAVIAFTPAVGPLIGGWVDQALGFRAVFFVLVVMSILLFMYAYYRLPETTDPAARQRIAIWPVVKRIVASPTVLVYGLLIGGINGVLFSYYAEAPFIFIGHFEMSPGLYGFLGIIVALASIIGAMISKRLVINHPPQKIIHLGCLVMLLGAVLLTIVCLMPLHAILVEIGILLTVFVLLLGSGMALPNCLSLALVDFQDVIGTAGAIFSLGYYLLVSAITTGMSLLHNGSLLTMPLYFLGLSLTMWLCGRKFIR